A window of Methylomonas sp. 11b genomic DNA:
TTCGGTCATTTATCTTTTTTCGGGGTAAGTTTGAAGTTAGCGATGGGTTTCGCTTTGCTCTACCCATCCTACAAAGCCCATTGAGTTTAGACCAAGCCTAACCCAGTGAGTCATGTCTTGAAATGACAAAACTTTGTTTTCCAAGCACCCAAGCAACAGTACCAGGACCGTAGGATGCGTAGAGCAAAGCGAAACCCATCAAACGACTCAAAACCACGAGACTTTGTTTTCCAAACACCCAATCAACAGTATCAGTATCTCCAGCAACAATTATTTGCCAATCTGGAGTATTAAAGTCAGTCTTGGCAGGGCTAAAAAACATGGCATAAATAATGGTGGGAGTTTTCTTATATCAAGAGTTTACAAAGAAAATACTATGTTTCGTACCGAACGATTTTTGTCCGTGGCTAATCCTGATACCGGTCTTCCCGCGTGGTATTTTTTGACTCGGGAAGGCCGGAGAGGGCCGTTTTCCTCTAAAACCAATGCCCAGGTGGCGCTGCATCATTACATCGATGGCTGCGCCCGACAGGGACTTGCCAGCCGGCGCACGCGGTTGTTGGCCAACGGCTAATCGTTTATCGACTTTGCCCGGCCCTGACTTGACCGGATAAAAAAGCACGGATGTCGGCGCAAGTTGTCTCCCATTTTGGTTGGGCGGCGTATGAATGCAGTGCATTGGCGCCCAGTTGCGCCAGCAGATGACGATTTTCATGCAGGATCTGCAACACATTTGCTAAGGCGCCATGATCTTCAGGCTGGATCAAATAGCCGTTTCCCCCTTCACGAATAATCTCCCACGCAGCGCCAGACCTTGTGCCGATCACGGGCAAGCCAAATTGCAGGGCTTCCACATAGACAATGCCGTAGCTTTCATAAGCGGACGGCATGACTAGTAGCTGATTTTGCCGATATAAAACGGCTAGCGCTTCATCTTGCACGGGACCGAGCAAGGACACGCTTTGGTTTAATCCAGCATCGCGAATCAGGGCTTTAATTTGCGCGACATAGCCGGGCTCCATATCCAGCCGTCCGGCCACGTTGAGCTGGTAGTCCTGTGCCGGCAGTTGGCTAAGGGCTTTTATCAAAACATGCAAGCCCTTGCGGCGGATGACGTTACCCACCAGCACTATTCTTAGCGATCCGGGCTTCAGCGCGCGCTTCAAAACGGCTGCCGGGCTTATATTGTCATGGGCAAAATTATCACCGGCGGGCACTGCGATGCAGTGCGGCGGTAAAGCGCCGGCCAACAGCTGACGGATTTGAGTTAGGGTGGTCTGGCTGTTGGCGATGATGCCGTCCACGGTTTGCAAATAACGGCGTTCAACAATCCGGTAAAGCCAGGCGCTGTGCCAGGGCGCTTGGTCTATGCTAGCCAGCAGGTGCACCAGGGCGATTAGCGGAATGCCGAGTTGCTTGCTGATGCGCCGATTCAAATAAAACACGGCCGGATGAACCATGGCGTCCTGAATCAGAACATCCAACTTGGCTGCAGCGATGTTTTTCAATAAATCGCCGTGAATATTCTCTGCCAACAACCGCCAATAATTGTGCGGCGGCAGATTGATAATGCTTACCTGATCACCTCGGCTTCGCAGGTAAGACACCAGTTTGCGGTTATACAAATAGCCGCCACTGACGCTGTCCATGTCGCCAACGACGAGCAAGCCGACATGCACGGTGCTTACCGGATTAGAAAGCCAAGCGGTAAGCCGCCCAGCACGTCGCGTTTTCCCAGAGTTTTACCCGCAACCTGCCGGTTCCCGGTGGATTAATCGCGGCCGCGATTTTTTCACAGATAATGCGGCTAAAGTGCTCGATGCTGGGGTTTAAGCCGGCAAACTCCGGCTTATCGTTGAGCATTTGATCACGAAAATCCGCCACGATGTCATTCAAAGCCGCTTCGATGGCGACGATGTCCACCAAATAACCATGCTGATCCAGTTGCTCGCCGTCGATACACACTTCCGCGATGTAATGGTGTGAGTGGGGTTGGTTTTCACTGCCCCAGTCGCCGCCGATTAAATAATGGTTGGCGATGAAATCTCGACTGACGGCTACGCTGTACATATTATTTTTTCCTTGGGTTCTTTGGTGACTACTCCCCTGTTTGAAAAAATAGGGGAAGTAAATAGCGTTGGAGTTTTAATAAGTAAATATGGCTTGCAAGACTTGCTGCGGTTCCTGATCCAGCCGCTTGTAAATGTCTGCGGCTTGGTCGATTGGCATGCGATGACTGATCAGCGCTTGCGGCTTTAACCGTCGAATCATTTCCCAAGCCTCTTGGAAGCGGCGGGCTTTATCCCAGCGCCCGGATAATTCCGGCGCAATGCTGCTGACCTGACTGCTGATGAATTTGATGCGATGGCGATGGGCCACGCCGCCTAATTGCACTGGCGCGGACTTACTGCCATACCAACTGCCAATCACGATGCGCCCGGAATAACTGCACAAGTCGATGGCCAGATTCAAAGCTGCCGGCGCACCGCTAACTTCGTAGATTAGGTCGGCACCGGAGTTCGGCGTTGCCGATAACTCCACGGGCAAGCGTAAAGCGTCTTTCAAATCGGCAATTTCCCTATCTGACTTGGGATCGAACGCTTGACGCACGCCCAACCATTCTGCGTAATTACGGCGTTTGCTGATCTCGTCCAAAGCCAGTAACTGCGCCAAGGGGAAACGGGCCAATACACTGGATAACAACAAGCCAACGATGCCCTGCCCTAAAACCGCAACCCGTTCCCCCAACGCCGGACTGCCGTCCAGCACCAGATTAACGGCTGTTTCCATGTTGGCTAAAAATACCGCCGCTTCCGCTTCGATATCGTCCGGCAAAACGATCAGTTGATCTGGCGTGGCAATAAAATGGCTGGCGTGCGGCTGAAACGAAAACACGCGCTTATCTAACCAAGCGGCATCGACGCCAGCGCCGATTTGTTCGACGTGGCCGACACAAGCATAACCATATTGCAAGGGATAAGAGGTTTGTTTCAGTAAGGCTGCCAGCGAGGCATCCAACGCAATATCGGTGGGCAATTGTCCCCGGTAAACCAGCATTTCCGTACCGGCGCTGATTGCGGAGCAAACACTCTTCACCAGAATTTGCCCCGGCTGAAGTGGCGGCAACTGATTCTCACGGATTTCAACTTCTCCGGGCTTGGTAAACCAAAGCTGGCGGGCTTTCACGCTAGTGCCGCCTCCCGATAATGCAGATTTCCCCACATAATCAAATCCTCGCCCAGCATCTGCGAATGTAGTGGACGAATTTGCGGCAACTGGCTTTTACAGACCAAATCCAGATTGCCGACGCCCTTGTATCCGCCGACCAAAGTCGGCGCAATGGTCAAAACCAACGCATCGGCCAGCTGTGCTTTTAAAAATGCGGTGATGACCTGACTGCCGCCCTCCACCATCAGCGTCCGGATGCCTTTTTCCCAAAGTCGTTGCAGGGCTGCCGACAGATCAACGCGCCCATCATCGTCACCCTCTAAGGTGATGATTTCGGCGTTACCGTCAAATTCGCCATCGGGTTTTAAACAGGTTAACAGCCAACACTCTTTGTCGGTGCGTTGGCACAGGCGAGCGGTCGGCGGTGTGCGTAACCAGCTATCCAAGACGATGGGTTGCGGGTTTTTTCCGGAACATTCGCGCACCGTCAATTGCGGATCGTCAGTCAGCACCGTGCCGATACCAACCAGAATACCGTCGTGCAGACTGCGGAGTTGGTGGGTTAAACGCCGGGATTCGTTACCGCTCAAACCCAGGGTTTCTCCAGCGCGGGTAGTGATGCTGCCGTCCCAGCTTTGTGCGTAACTCAGCGTAACAAAAGGCCGTTCGGCTGTTTCGGAAAACGCGGTTTGGGCGGTCAGCCAGCGCTCAATCTGCTGGTTCACAATCATGCGCGGTTCTCACGCTTACCCTAGCAGCGGCAGGTTTGACCTGCAATAGATGATCCATGCGCCGAGCTTTGGTCAGCAAATAGCCTTCGTTGTCCGCATTGACTGTGGCTTCCAAAGGAAAACGGGCATTCACCAGAATACCTTCGCTTTCCAAGGCATGAATCTTTGCGGGATTGTTGGTCATCAGGCGTATCGAATGGACACCGAGCTCTTCGAGAATGCGGGCCGCCAAGGAATAGTCTCTTTCGTCGGCGCCATGCCCTAATAGCAGATTGGCGTCCACCGTGTCGTAACCCTGGTCTTGCAGATTGTAGGCGCGCATTTTTTGCAATAAGCCGATGCCGCGCCCTTCCTGGCGTAGGTAGACTAAAACGCCGGCGCCTTGGCTGGCGATCAATTGCAGCGAGCGATCCAGTTGTTCGCCGCAGTCGCAGCGTCTGGAACCCAGCACGTCGCCGGTAAAACATTCCGAATGGATACGCACCAAGACGTTTTCGGCGTCGGTGACGTTGCCCATCACAAAGGCCAGATGCTCTTTGTTATCCAGGGTGTTGCTGTAATAGCAGAGTTGAAAGTCGCCATACGCCGTGGGGATACGGGTGCTGGCAAGTCGGGAAACGGTAGGTTTGGACATGGTGTTTTCTGAATGCTTAATCCCTTTAGTAACTCAATTTATGTGCCAGCTCTCAAGCCTTTGTTTGGCCTAGTATTTAGATTATCCGCCACAGACACACTGCTGCCTCACGCACAGCAATTGTTGACAGCCTGTTGTTTAAACAACTTACCGGAAGCAAAAGACAGGCAATATTTTGGTTGAAAGCCTTTAGCAAATTTATCAAGGGTGGAAGTTACTCAATCGCCTGACCGCTTCCTGCAAGGTAGCGTCATCCTTAGCAAAGCAAAAGCGAATCAAACCTTCGCCAGCGGCGCTTTGATAAAAGGAACTGCCCGGGATGCTGGCAACACCCGTCTGTTCCAAAATAGCTAATGCTGCGGCCTTGGCTGTGGGATAACCGAAATGGGCGATGTCGGCCAATACGTAGTAAGCACCTTGCGGCACCAGCGGCGTCAACCCAGCAGCCTGCAGGCCGGCGCAAATGATGTCGCGCTTGCGTTGATACTGTGCTCGCAGCTGCTGAAAATAGTCCGGCGGCGCCTGCAAGCCCGCCGCTGCGCCGTATTGCAAAGGCGACGGCGCGCAGACGTAGAGTAAATCGTTAACCAAATTTATCGCCTGCGCCAATGCCGGTTCGGAGACCGCATAGCCCAGGCGCCATCCGGTAATGCTAAAAGTTTTGGAAAAGCCCATGATGCTGACGGTACGCTTGGCCAGATTGCCGACGCTGGCCGGGGAAATATGTGGCACGCCGTCATAGGTGATGTATTCGTAGATTTCATCGGAAATCACCAACAGATTATGCTGTTCAGCCACTCTCTCGATGATTGCCAACTCGGCGACACTGAATAACTTACCGCTGGGGTTGCTGGGCGTGCAGACCACAATTGCTCGGGTATTGGGTTTTAAAGCGGCACGCAACTCAGCTTCGTCGAGGGCGAAAGTCGGTGGCGTCAAGGTTAAAAATTGCGGTTCCAGGCCGTTGAGCAAAATCGTATTCAGATGGTAGCCGTAGTAAGGCTCCATCAGCAAAATGCCATCGCCCGGGTTCAATAGCGCCGTTAAGGTGGCTGCGAATGCACCCGTCGTACCACCGCTAATCACGATTTGGGTATCCGCATCGACTTCCAGACCATTGTCGCGCTTCAGTTTGGCGGTAATCGCCTGCCGTAATGGCGGCACGCCTTCGGAAGGCGTATAGGTATTTAGGCCGTCTTGAATGGCCTTGATTGCACCGTCGCGCACCAATGCCGGGGCCGGCAAATCGCCCAGCCCCTGCCCCAGGTTAATTCCGCCAACGCGTTCGCATTCGCGGGTCATCAAACGGATGTCGGATGGCTGTAAGTTGGCGATCCGGTTGGCAGCTGGGAAAGTCATCGGCAAAATTTTTAAAAGTCAGTTAAAAAAGAAGCGCCATAGCGGCGCTTGAAGTTAGGAGCGTGTTGAATAGATTAAAAGCGCCGCGACCGGCCGAATTGCAAGGAAAACTGGCTCATCGACAAATCGATTGATTGTCCCGGACTCAATGGATTTGGGCCGGTGATGGTTTTCTGCGGCGAATACATGAACGCAAAACTGAGTTCGTCTTGTTTGCTAAGCGCGTGACTTAAGCCGCCGGTCAAGTGCCATTCCTGCACCCCAGGCGCCAGAATATTGAACAGCACCTCGGAACCTTCGATGGGTTGTTGCCCATAACTTAGGCCGCCGCGCCAAATCCAATCCGGGCTTTGCTGCCACTGCACCCCGGCTTTATAAATCGTCATGTCGTTCCAGCCAAAACCGCGACCGTCGGCATACCCCAGCAAATTGCCCTGGAAGGTATTGCCGACCGATTTAATCTCGCTGTAGCGGATATGCTCGACATCAAAGTTGGTGGTCAGCGCCTTGGTAACATCCCAGGACAAACCGACATTAAAGCTGTCCGGAATATCAAAACCACCGCCCTGGGCAAATAAGCCCGAATAGCGTTCAAACTTGGACATATAAATGCGGCTTTTGTAAGACGCACCCAGCCGCAGCCCTGGCAGCAACTCAGCCAAACCGCCTATCCGAAAACCGGCGCCGAAAGAATAATCGCGCCCCTGATCCGATAAATGATCCGGTTCACTGGAAAAACCAAATTGACCGAATGTATTCAGGCCTCTGGCCTTGAAAGTCTGCGCTGCAAAAATCGGCGAAATCCCCAGCGCATATCGGCCTTTGGCAAACGAATGCGCGTAGGTGCCGACGATAAAGGCCTGCGCCATGTCGATGCCTGTACGACCGGCGCCGAAGGTACCGTTAGCCCCGGTAAACAAGCCATTACCGTTGACCAGTGGTTTGTAATCAGTGTTCATGCCGCCATTGCCGTACATGGCCAAACCGAGGGTTTGCGCAGCGTCTAATTTGTAACTCCAACCCAATGTCGGCACCGGGAAATACTCGCTGTCGCTTTCGACCGACCCGGTCCCTAACATGCCGCCGCCGTTAACTCGATACTCGCGATGCGGACTGAATAATTCAAACTCCAAATCCAGACGATCGCCGACATACGCCAGACCAGCTGGATTAATCGCGGAAATAATCGCATCCTGCGCAAAAGCGGTGCTCGCCCCCGCCAAGGCCTTGCTCCTGGCGCCGTAGCTGTGGGCAAAATAGCCGTTGGTTGCGTTGGCTGGAAATGAGGCAGTAACTGCGATTACGGCACCCAACCATGGCAGAAAGGTTTTTGACAACGTCATGTAAGGTTTCCCAAGTGAAAAGCTTGAGGAAATTCTATCCAGCGCCAGACTCTCTTTAAAAACGATATATTTCGATGTCTATTTCAGAAATTAGCATAACGACGGCAATCCCCACCCAAACCGCCGAGCCCCTAATTTCGCATGTTTAGCTAACACCCCCGCATCGCAAACTCCTAAGCCTTGACCTGCCTCTACACAAACATCTAAGCAACAAACATTGCTAGCTCAGCAGCAATCTCCCGTCGATTCCAACACATCCACCAGCAGATCCTTATGAATTTTAAGGATTGCAGTTTAGCGGCATGACATTTGCTTCGTGGTCCAATAACCACGATCAAGTAGCTCATCGATGATCGTCATTTAATTGCTTATGAGCCTACTGATCGAAAAACGGCATGGATCAAGAAACTTTGGGCAAAACGTGTGTTGACCGGAAAAAACATAGCTTGACCGACGCCGAATCCCGCTTTAGCAGAATCTATTTCAAATCGACAGGAGTTAACATGCACAAATTGCTATACCGAACGGCTGGTTTAACAGCGTTTATCATCGCCGGTTGCAGTTCGCTACATCAAAATAGCCTCAAATTAGCCAGCGATGCCACCGGCGCCACTCAGGTCAAAAGCATTGAATTTAGCGGTACCGGTCGCTGGTATCAGTTCGGACAAGCGCCGAGTCCCGATTTACCCTGGCCGCCCTTTGCGCTGAAAAACTACACGGCCGACATCAATTACGAAACCGCCAGCGCCCGCGTGCAAATTAGTCGCTTGCAAGAGATAGAGCCCGGACGCAATCGCCCGCAAC
This region includes:
- a CDS encoding RibD family protein, producing the protein MIVNQQIERWLTAQTAFSETAERPFVTLSYAQSWDGSITTRAGETLGLSGNESRRLTHQLRSLHDGILVGIGTVLTDDPQLTVRECSGKNPQPIVLDSWLRTPPTARLCQRTDKECWLLTCLKPDGEFDGNAEIITLEGDDDGRVDLSAALQRLWEKGIRTLMVEGGSQVITAFLKAQLADALVLTIAPTLVGGYKGVGNLDLVCKSQLPQIRPLHSQMLGEDLIMWGNLHYREAALA
- a CDS encoding pyridoxal phosphate-dependent aminotransferase is translated as MTFPAANRIANLQPSDIRLMTRECERVGGINLGQGLGDLPAPALVRDGAIKAIQDGLNTYTPSEGVPPLRQAITAKLKRDNGLEVDADTQIVISGGTTGAFAATLTALLNPGDGILLMEPYYGYHLNTILLNGLEPQFLTLTPPTFALDEAELRAALKPNTRAIVVCTPSNPSGKLFSVAELAIIERVAEQHNLLVISDEIYEYITYDGVPHISPASVGNLAKRTVSIMGFSKTFSITGWRLGYAVSEPALAQAINLVNDLLYVCAPSPLQYGAAAGLQAPPDYFQQLRAQYQRKRDIICAGLQAAGLTPLVPQGAYYVLADIAHFGYPTAKAAALAILEQTGVASIPGSSFYQSAAGEGLIRFCFAKDDATLQEAVRRLSNFHP
- the ribA gene encoding GTP cyclohydrolase II; the encoded protein is MSKPTVSRLASTRIPTAYGDFQLCYYSNTLDNKEHLAFVMGNVTDAENVLVRIHSECFTGDVLGSRRCDCGEQLDRSLQLIASQGAGVLVYLRQEGRGIGLLQKMRAYNLQDQGYDTVDANLLLGHGADERDYSLAARILEELGVHSIRLMTNNPAKIHALESEGILVNARFPLEATVNADNEGYLLTKARRMDHLLQVKPAAARVSVRTAHDCEPAD
- a CDS encoding OmpP1/FadL family transporter yields the protein MTLSKTFLPWLGAVIAVTASFPANATNGYFAHSYGARSKALAGASTAFAQDAIISAINPAGLAYVGDRLDLEFELFSPHREYRVNGGGMLGTGSVESDSEYFPVPTLGWSYKLDAAQTLGLAMYGNGGMNTDYKPLVNGNGLFTGANGTFGAGRTGIDMAQAFIVGTYAHSFAKGRYALGISPIFAAQTFKARGLNTFGQFGFSSEPDHLSDQGRDYSFGAGFRIGGLAELLPGLRLGASYKSRIYMSKFERYSGLFAQGGGFDIPDSFNVGLSWDVTKALTTNFDVEHIRYSEIKSVGNTFQGNLLGYADGRGFGWNDMTIYKAGVQWQQSPDWIWRGGLSYGQQPIEGSEVLFNILAPGVQEWHLTGGLSHALSKQDELSFAFMYSPQKTITGPNPLSPGQSIDLSMSQFSLQFGRSRRF
- a CDS encoding DUF6316 family protein translates to MFRTERFLSVANPDTGLPAWYFLTREGRRGPFSSKTNAQVALHHYIDGCARQGLASRRTRLLANG
- a CDS encoding 6-pyruvoyl trahydropterin synthase family protein, producing the protein MYSVAVSRDFIANHYLIGGDWGSENQPHSHHYIAEVCIDGEQLDQHGYLVDIVAIEAALNDIVADFRDQMLNDKPEFAGLNPSIEHFSRIICEKIAAAINPPGTGRLRVKLWENATCWAAYRLAF
- a CDS encoding zinc-dependent alcohol dehydrogenase, producing MGKSALSGGGTSVKARQLWFTKPGEVEIRENQLPPLQPGQILVKSVCSAISAGTEMLVYRGQLPTDIALDASLAALLKQTSYPLQYGYACVGHVEQIGAGVDAAWLDKRVFSFQPHASHFIATPDQLIVLPDDIEAEAAVFLANMETAVNLVLDGSPALGERVAVLGQGIVGLLLSSVLARFPLAQLLALDEISKRRNYAEWLGVRQAFDPKSDREIADLKDALRLPVELSATPNSGADLIYEVSGAPAALNLAIDLCSYSGRIVIGSWYGSKSAPVQLGGVAHRHRIKFISSQVSSIAPELSGRWDKARRFQEAWEMIRRLKPQALISHRMPIDQAADIYKRLDQEPQQVLQAIFTY
- a CDS encoding glycosyltransferase family 4 protein, translating into MHVGLLVVGDMDSVSGGYLYNRKLVSYLRSRGDQVSIINLPPHNYWRLLAENIHGDLLKNIAAAKLDVLIQDAMVHPAVFYLNRRISKQLGIPLIALVHLLASIDQAPWHSAWLYRIVERRYLQTVDGIIANSQTTLTQIRQLLAGALPPHCIAVPAGDNFAHDNISPAAVLKRALKPGSLRIVLVGNVIRRKGLHVLIKALSQLPAQDYQLNVAGRLDMEPGYVAQIKALIRDAGLNQSVSLLGPVQDEALAVLYRQNQLLVMPSAYESYGIVYVEALQFGLPVIGTRSGAAWEIIREGGNGYLIQPEDHGALANVLQILHENRHLLAQLGANALHSYAAQPKWETTCADIRAFLSGQVRAGQSR